From Aspergillus chevalieri M1 DNA, chromosome 4, nearly complete sequence, a single genomic window includes:
- a CDS encoding PRCC domain-containing protein (COG:S;~EggNog:ENOG410PKSN;~InterPro:IPR018800;~PFAM:PF10253), producing the protein MALVNYSDSEASDSEQENVTQPQQKKAAPVPALAPANNAPKQPSGANFSSIVDRSNPRKIRVALPEIKPDTAEGDQGGEDGPARKKPRIGGGGGAFLGFNAMLPAPKRKTVTADKDKKPAGPARKVFSLKTGATPGFDRSADAELRHNQALEGDEEDIPKAGSLQAEDPVEAGGASETKPPQKPEGEVKLKGNAMMFKPLSVGRNQKKKLPKTPAPSLPAAVEPKPAPQPKQQQQSPAQQTPPPPAPKPKVSLFSISSEDSSATAPLSGPAQSTSYQPLVYNTTPDAPVAGPSLESEATTTPAASAAATQQPQTLDNIANDLNLSRAQRRHLFGRHADTSNARVLNFNTDAEYVANQEMAQTTDLAAAQHNPVRAIAPGKHTLQQLVNAASNQREALEESFATGRRNKKEAGSKYGW; encoded by the coding sequence ATGGCTCTCGTCAATTATTCCGACTCAGAAGCCTCAGATTCCGAGCAAGAAAATGTGACCCAACCCCAACAGAAAAAAGCTGCCCCTGTGCCTGCACTCGCACCCGCCAACAATGCTCCCAAACAACCCTCCGGCGCAAACTTCTCGTCCATTGTTGACCGCAGCAACCCTCGCAAGATTCGCGTTGCTTTACCGGAAATCAAACCAGACACCGCAGAGGGCGACCAGGGAGGCGAAGACGGTCCCGCGCGGAAGAAACCCAGGATAgggggaggcggaggagcTTTTTTGGGATTCAACGCGATGCTACCGGCTCCGAAGCGGAAGACTGTCACGGCGGATAAGGATAAGAAGCCTGCTGGGCCTGCCCGGAAGGTGTTCAGCTTAAAGACGGGTGCCACTCCGGGGTTCGATCGCTCGGCTGATGCGGAGCTGCGGCATAATCAGGCTCTGGAgggcgatgaggaggatatTCCCAAGGCGGGAAGTCTACAGGCTGAGGATCCCGTTGAAGCAGGAGGTGCTTCAGAAACTAAGCCTCCACAGAAGCCGGAAGGGGAGGTAAAACTAAAGGGCAATGCGATGATGTTCAAACCGCTTTCTGTGGGACGGAATCAGAAGAAAAAGCTCCCCAAGACCCCTGCACCTTCTTTGCCTGCTGCCGTTGAACCGAAGCCAGCTCCACAACcaaagcagcaacagcaatctCCGGCGCAACAAACCCCTCCACCACCTGCGCCAAAACCCAAAGTCAGCCTTTTCTCCATTTCCTCCGAAGACTCGTCTGCAACAGCTCCCTTGAGCGGCCCTGCTCAGAGCACGAGTTACCAACCGCTGGTCTATAACACAACGCCCGATGCACCTGTAGCAGGCCCCTCACTAGAATCTGAAGCCACTACTACACCGGCTGCCTCAGCCGCAGCAACGCAACAACCCCAAACCCTTGACAACATCGCAAATGACCTCAATCTTTCCCGTGCCCAACGACGCCATTTATTCGGACGTCATGCAGACACGTCTAATGCCCGGGTCCTCAATTTTAACACAGACGCAGAATATGTTGCCAACCAGGAAATGGCGCAGACCACAGATCTTGCCGCAGCTCAGCACAATCCTGTCCGGGCAATCGCGCCAGGAAAGCACACGTTGCAGCAGTTGGTAAACGCTGCCAGCAATCAGCGGGAAGCTTTGGAAGAAAGCTTTGCGACGGGACGGAGGAACAAGAAAGAGGCTGGGTCAAAGTATGGATGGTGA